One genomic region from Argentina anserina chromosome 2, drPotAnse1.1, whole genome shotgun sequence encodes:
- the LOC126785225 gene encoding sodium/hydrogen exchanger 1-like isoform X2, which produces MCLYTCLYTSPFIQVSGEKKQFFINFITILMFGAIGTLISCSIIAFGATQIFKKLNVGSLDIGDYLAIGAIFAATDSVCTLQVLNQDETPLLYSLVFGEVVVNDATSVVLFNAIQSFDLTHIDSGIAWQFMGSFLYLFFASTMLGVFAGLLSAFIIKKLYFARHSTDREVALMMLMPFIYTGCAILFECHSHCVLLWDCYVPLHLAQCDKEFKSHDQACFCDLVICLGDFYLPLCWYGCLGHRQVEICK; this is translated from the exons GTTTCAGGTGAAAAGAAGCAGTTTTTCATCAATTTCATTACTATTCTAATGTTTGGTGCTATTGGTACGCTAATATCCTGCAGCATCATAGCATTTG GTGCTACTCAGATCTTCAAGAAATTAAACGTTGGTTCGCTGGACATAGGGGATTATCTCG CAATTGGTGCAATATTTGCTGCAACTGATTCTGTATGCACGTTGCAG GTGCTCAATCAGGACGAGACACCATTACTGTACAGTCTTGTATTTGGGGAGGTAGTTGTTAACGATGCTACATCTGTGGTGCTTTTCAATGCTATCCAGAGCTTTGATCTGACACACATTGATTCTGGAATTGCCTGGCAATTTATGGGCAgttttttgtatttgttttttgcAAGCACCATGCTGGGAGTGTTT GCAGGGCTGCTAAGTgctttcatcatcaaaaaGCTTTATTTTGCAAG GCACTCTACTGATCGTGAGGTTGCTCTTATGATGCTCATGCCTTTCATATATACTGGCTGCG CTATTCTATTCGAGTGCCATTCTCACTGTGTTCTTTTGTGGGATTGTTATGTCCCATTACACCTGGCACAATGTGACAAAGAGTTCAAGAGTCACGACCAA GCATGCTTTTGTGACCTTGTCATTTGTTTGGGAGATTTTTATCTTCCTCTATGTTGGTATGGATGCCTTGGACATCGACAAGTGGAGATTTGTAAGTGA
- the LOC126785225 gene encoding sodium/hydrogen exchanger 1-like isoform X3, translated as MCLYTCLYTSPFIQVSGEKKQFFINFITILMFGAIGTLISCSIIAFGATQIFKKLNVGSLDIGDYLAIGAIFAATDSVCTLQVLNQDETPLLYSLVFGEVVVNDATSVVLFNAIQSFDLTHIDSGIAWQFMGSFLYLFFASTMLGVFAGLLSAFIIKKLYFARHSTDREVALMMLMPFIYTGCGMLL; from the exons GTTTCAGGTGAAAAGAAGCAGTTTTTCATCAATTTCATTACTATTCTAATGTTTGGTGCTATTGGTACGCTAATATCCTGCAGCATCATAGCATTTG GTGCTACTCAGATCTTCAAGAAATTAAACGTTGGTTCGCTGGACATAGGGGATTATCTCG CAATTGGTGCAATATTTGCTGCAACTGATTCTGTATGCACGTTGCAG GTGCTCAATCAGGACGAGACACCATTACTGTACAGTCTTGTATTTGGGGAGGTAGTTGTTAACGATGCTACATCTGTGGTGCTTTTCAATGCTATCCAGAGCTTTGATCTGACACACATTGATTCTGGAATTGCCTGGCAATTTATGGGCAgttttttgtatttgttttttgcAAGCACCATGCTGGGAGTGTTT GCAGGGCTGCTAAGTgctttcatcatcaaaaaGCTTTATTTTGCAAG GCACTCTACTGATCGTGAGGTTGCTCTTATGATGCTCATGCCTTTCATATATACTGGCTGCG GCATGCTTTTGTGA
- the LOC126785225 gene encoding sodium/hydrogen exchanger 1-like isoform X1: protein MCLYTCLYTSPFIQVSGEKKQFFINFITILMFGAIGTLISCSIIAFGATQIFKKLNVGSLDIGDYLAIGAIFAATDSVCTLQVLNQDETPLLYSLVFGEVVVNDATSVVLFNAIQSFDLTHIDSGIAWQFMGSFLYLFFASTMLGVFAGLLSAFIIKKLYFARHSTDREVALMMLMPFIYTGCGEVSFYSETFTKGSGCFFTLLVCFNIICAALIALAIFAEVMIDDIFDVFCSYSIRVPFSLCSFVGLLCPITPGTM, encoded by the exons GTTTCAGGTGAAAAGAAGCAGTTTTTCATCAATTTCATTACTATTCTAATGTTTGGTGCTATTGGTACGCTAATATCCTGCAGCATCATAGCATTTG GTGCTACTCAGATCTTCAAGAAATTAAACGTTGGTTCGCTGGACATAGGGGATTATCTCG CAATTGGTGCAATATTTGCTGCAACTGATTCTGTATGCACGTTGCAG GTGCTCAATCAGGACGAGACACCATTACTGTACAGTCTTGTATTTGGGGAGGTAGTTGTTAACGATGCTACATCTGTGGTGCTTTTCAATGCTATCCAGAGCTTTGATCTGACACACATTGATTCTGGAATTGCCTGGCAATTTATGGGCAgttttttgtatttgttttttgcAAGCACCATGCTGGGAGTGTTT GCAGGGCTGCTAAGTgctttcatcatcaaaaaGCTTTATTTTGCAAG GCACTCTACTGATCGTGAGGTTGCTCTTATGATGCTCATGCCTTTCATATATACTGGCTGCGGTGAGGTTTCCTTCTACTCTGAGACTTTTACAAAAGGCTCAGGGTGCTTCTTCACCCTCCTTGTCTGCTTTAATATAATCTGTGCAGCTCTGATTGCTTTAGCTATATTCGCTGAAGTCATGATCGATGATATATTTGATGTGTTTTGCAGCTATTCTATTCGAGTGCCATTCTCACTGTGTTCTTTTGTGGGATTGTTATGTCCCATTACACCTGGCACAATGTGA